Proteins encoded in a region of the Planococcus shixiaomingii genome:
- a CDS encoding TspO/MBR family protein translates to MELLKVNGQVNVKKLAVSVLVPVVGGSIVGALASRNSQEQYDNLKKPSFSPPPWVFPTVWTTLYTMMGVAKYRADEKAKLQEAQSKTSVPYDVQLGLNFLWSFLFFKWRLRGTALVEMAFLLAAITLTAYKFAKYDKTAGLLMVPYIGWVSFALGLNYSIVKLNAL, encoded by the coding sequence GTGGAACTTTTGAAAGTGAATGGGCAGGTTAATGTGAAAAAACTGGCTGTCAGTGTGTTGGTCCCTGTGGTAGGTGGATCGATTGTCGGAGCGCTCGCTAGCCGCAACTCCCAGGAACAGTACGATAATTTGAAGAAACCATCATTTTCGCCGCCGCCTTGGGTTTTTCCGACTGTGTGGACAACACTCTATACAATGATGGGTGTCGCCAAATACCGGGCAGATGAAAAAGCGAAACTTCAAGAGGCCCAATCAAAAACGAGTGTGCCTTATGATGTGCAGTTGGGCTTAAATTTCTTATGGTCATTCTTGTTCTTCAAATGGCGCTTGCGCGGCACTGCTTTAGTTGAAATGGCGTTCTTGCTCGCCGCGATAACATTGACTGCGTATAAATTTGCCAAATACGACAAGACTGCCGGCTTATTGATGGTTCCGTATATCGGCTGGGTTTCTTTCGCTTTAGGGTTGAACTATTCGATCGTTAAACTGAACGCGCTGTAA
- a CDS encoding proline dehydrogenase family protein, whose protein sequence is MLKEIFIGLSTNQMLTAAAKKYGLKLGAQNVVAGTNVEETIESIRELNALGISCTVDNLGEFVFEREEALKAKDSILEVIEAIHANGVDAHISLKPTQIGLDIDYDFCYENLKEIVAAASKYDMHINLDMEDYGHVQPSYDLLETLLKEYSNVGTVIQSYFYRAQEDIEKHKDLRLRIVKGAYKEPAEYAYQTREEIDANFIELIEYHLLNGKFTSIATHDHHIINHVIDFVEEYGISRDKFEFQMLYGFRKDMQVDLAKKGYNFCTYVPFGDDWYGYFMRRLAERPQNLNLVVKQVFNKRTNTAIGLFAGAYALGRLTAKKK, encoded by the coding sequence ATGTTAAAAGAAATTTTTATCGGATTGTCTACAAACCAAATGTTGACAGCTGCAGCAAAAAAATACGGCTTGAAACTTGGAGCTCAAAATGTTGTAGCGGGAACGAACGTTGAGGAGACAATCGAAAGCATACGGGAACTAAATGCGCTGGGCATCAGCTGTACAGTTGATAATCTGGGTGAATTCGTTTTCGAAAGAGAAGAAGCATTGAAAGCGAAAGACAGCATTCTAGAAGTGATTGAAGCGATCCATGCAAATGGAGTAGATGCTCACATCTCATTAAAACCTACACAAATCGGGTTAGACATCGATTATGATTTCTGTTACGAAAACTTGAAGGAAATTGTAGCTGCTGCAAGCAAGTACGATATGCATATCAACCTTGATATGGAAGATTACGGCCACGTTCAGCCTTCATACGATTTGCTGGAAACACTCTTAAAAGAGTACAGCAATGTCGGGACAGTTATCCAATCTTATTTCTACCGGGCACAAGAAGATATCGAAAAACACAAAGACTTGCGTTTACGCATTGTAAAAGGCGCTTATAAAGAGCCGGCGGAGTACGCTTACCAAACACGCGAGGAAATTGATGCAAACTTCATCGAATTGATTGAATATCATTTGCTGAACGGGAAATTCACATCAATTGCTACTCATGACCACCATATCATCAATCACGTTATTGATTTTGTGGAAGAGTACGGCATCTCGCGCGACAAATTCGAGTTCCAGATGCTTTATGGTTTCCGCAAAGACATGCAAGTGGACTTGGCGAAAAAAGGCTATAACTTCTGCACATATGTGCCGTTTGGCGATGACTGGTACGGCTACTTTATGCGCCGTCTGGCAGAACGCCCGCAAAACTTGAACCTTGTTGTTAAGCAAGTGTTCAACAAACGCACAAATACAGCAATTGGCCTTTTTGCAGGCGCTTATGCGCTTGGCCGTTTAACAGCAAAGAAAAAATAA
- a CDS encoding NADPH-dependent FMN reductase → MTIKVAAIIGSVRKDSNNLKLVEYMKKRYADQMDIEPILISDLPMYNPDIEENAPQEVIDFRNRIKQADAVLFAVAEYNFSIPGALKNAIDWLSRGGFVLREKPAFIVGSSMGVLGSVRAQIHLREILSNPSLSPWLLPNNEVYIGSVHEKLNEQNEMVDSGTRGFLDQVVGNFVSFYNRIS, encoded by the coding sequence ATGACGATAAAAGTGGCAGCGATTATTGGCAGTGTCAGAAAAGATTCGAACAATTTGAAGCTAGTGGAGTATATGAAAAAGCGCTATGCAGATCAGATGGATATTGAGCCTATTTTGATTAGCGACCTTCCGATGTACAATCCGGACATAGAAGAAAACGCGCCGCAAGAAGTGATTGATTTTAGAAATAGGATCAAACAAGCTGATGCGGTGTTGTTTGCAGTGGCGGAATATAATTTTTCGATACCGGGAGCGCTGAAGAACGCCATTGACTGGCTGTCGCGCGGCGGTTTTGTGCTGCGGGAGAAACCAGCTTTTATCGTCGGATCTTCGATGGGTGTGCTTGGCAGTGTCCGAGCCCAAATTCATTTAAGAGAAATCTTATCCAATCCATCACTTTCGCCATGGCTCCTTCCGAATAATGAAGTATATATCGGTTCAGTCCATGAAAAATTGAATGAACAAAACGAAATGGTCGATTCTGGAACGCGCGGATTTTTAGATCAAGTAGTCGGAAACTTTGTTTCTTTTTACAACAGAATATCCTAA
- a CDS encoding PH domain-containing protein, which produces MFKKMASDALGLSDVGKIIDPQDYDKTDADDYVMHEDDEKIYFLIKTRADEYCFTNLALIHVDGESAMSSKRTLRRYPYSQHTISEVVLETAGKIDLDVEIGFRLGAVAFKIDVQKNQIEKLKDLYKTLLRIAEMTYENGILIDMAGQSLDKAVTVLQNSRPSNVDLDVQYSKLTDFGFTWLTSVRNQYHVKDFGDVFEKYINN; this is translated from the coding sequence GTGTTCAAGAAGATGGCTTCAGATGCTTTAGGATTATCGGATGTAGGGAAAATTATCGATCCGCAAGACTACGACAAAACCGATGCTGACGATTACGTCATGCACGAAGATGATGAGAAAATTTACTTTTTGATCAAAACCCGTGCCGATGAATATTGCTTTACGAACTTGGCGCTGATTCATGTGGATGGCGAAAGTGCGATGTCTTCTAAACGGACGTTGCGGCGCTATCCGTATTCCCAGCACACCATCTCGGAAGTAGTGCTTGAAACAGCAGGGAAAATCGATTTGGATGTGGAAATCGGCTTCCGTTTAGGGGCTGTGGCGTTCAAAATCGACGTGCAAAAAAATCAGATCGAGAAGTTGAAGGATTTGTACAAAACGTTGTTGCGAATTGCTGAAATGACTTATGAAAACGGCATTCTCATCGATATGGCCGGGCAAAGCCTCGACAAGGCGGTAACGGTCCTGCAAAATTCGCGTCCGTCAAATGTCGATCTGGATGTCCAGTACTCCAAGTTGACGGATTTCGGCTTTACTTGGCTGACTTCGGTCCGCAATCAATACCACGTAAAAGATTTCGGAGACGTCTTCGAAAAATACATCAATAACTAA